The Saprospiraceae bacterium genome includes the window TTACCGCGTCCGCGTCCCAGTCACTGCCTTCTGGTGCTTTATCCAAGGTTTTTTCTCTAAAAATATAGTATTCCTGGAAGGTCACTTCATGTACACCCATCCAAAAGGAATCCAGTTTGACTTTTACTTGGGGGCCTTCGTCTTCTTCCCTGTCTTTCGCGCCTTCAGGGCTGCCTAAAAGAAAGGTACCACCAGGGATAGGTGTCAATTTAAAAGACACTTCCGTTCCCGAAATATTTTGTTCATAAGCTTCAAACGCTTGTGCCCTGAGGTTCATTTGTACCACAAGCAAAAGGGTGGCTAAAAGCCCAAATTTAACTATCTTCATCTTTGATTATTAGTTTTTCGATTCAGCTAATTTTAGATCAAATACAATGGTAATATCATCACCAGTCACAATCTGGCCAAACATAGCAGAAGGTGGTTCAATGTCAAAAGTGGACATTTTCATAGGATATTCCCCCGCAAAAGAAAGCTGACCATCAGCCGACTGCATCCCTTTTAAGGATAAAGAAACCGGCTTGGCTACGCCTGCCATTTTTAGCGTTCCTGTAATATCTAATGTAAAACCATCTGCCGTTTTTTGAATGGCAGCTACTTGCGCCTCCGCAACGTCAAAAGAAATGACGGGGTGTTCCGTAGATTTTAAAGCGGCAAAAATTTTCTTATTCATGGCTGCTCCCCTGCCTCCATCCATACTTGCCACCTGAAAGGAAAGTGCAATCTTTTCTACCTTCAAGGCTTTGGCTTTCGTGGCATTAAAAGCCTCGCTTAATTGCAGTTGGCCACTAAATTCTCCAACGCTTGCTGCCCAATCATGGAAGGAAGAAGTACCTTTGATGGTCGTAGTGCTTCCTTCCGCAATCTGGTAGGCGGTCCCTTGTGCAGAAAGCAGGAAGGTAAAGCCCAGCAAAAAACTGAGAGAAAAGAAAGCTTTGCTTAATTTTTGGTTTTTGAAAAATAACATTAGCACTTGTTTTGATTTTTTTAATCCTAGTATTTTATCGTAAAGAACGTATTTTTTGTCCAATAATTTCAATCCTGCACTTGAGAAGCACTTCGAATTTAACACTTTGTGCTTTGATTACGTGAAAATCCTTAAACCCTTAAATATTTATTATCATATGAACCCACTTAGCATTGACATCAACTGTGACATGGGAGAAAGTTTTGGGAATTTCAAGATTGGAAACGATGAAAAAATCTTTCCATTTATTAGTTCTTGTAACATCGCATGCGGATTTCATGGGGGTGATCCGCTGCACATCGAGGAGACTATAAAAGGTGCCCTGGCGCATGGTGTGCAAATTGGGGCGCATCCCTCTTATCCCGATCTGGCTGGTTTTGGCCGTCGGCAGATGCAAATTAGGAAAGCAGAACTTAAAGCGATTGTTAAATACCAAATCTGTGCACTAAAGGGCATGACGGAGAGCTTGGGTGGGCGGCTGGTGTATGTCAAGCCACATGGTGCATTATATAACACGGCGGCAAAGGACAAAGAGGAGGCCATTGCCATCATAGAAGCCATCCAGGAGGTCGATGCAGATATGTTCTTGATGGGCTTGGCTGGAAGTCCTATCGCTATGTGGGCTGCCGAAGCGCAAATTCCCTTTGTAGGCGAGGCTTTTGCCGATCGTCAGTATGGGAATGATGGCCACCTGCGTGCTCGAAACCAGGAGGGTGCACTGATAACGAACGCCGATCAGGCAGCAACACAGGTTCTTTCTATTGTGTTGTCTCAAAAGGTCATCTCTAATGAAGGGGAAAATATACCAGTTG containing:
- a CDS encoding YceI family protein gives rise to the protein MLFFKNQKLSKAFFSLSFLLGFTFLLSAQGTAYQIAEGSTTTIKGTSSFHDWAASVGEFSGQLQLSEAFNATKAKALKVEKIALSFQVASMDGGRGAAMNKKIFAALKSTEHPVISFDVAEAQVAAIQKTADGFTLDITGTLKMAGVAKPVSLSLKGMQSADGQLSFAGEYPMKMSTFDIEPPSAMFGQIVTGDDITIVFDLKLAESKN
- a CDS encoding 5-oxoprolinase subunit PxpA, with the protein product MNPLSIDINCDMGESFGNFKIGNDEKIFPFISSCNIACGFHGGDPLHIEETIKGALAHGVQIGAHPSYPDLAGFGRRQMQIRKAELKAIVKYQICALKGMTESLGGRLVYVKPHGALYNTAAKDKEEAIAIIEAIQEVDADMFLMGLAGSPIAMWAAEAQIPFVGEAFADRQYGNDGHLRARNQEGALITNADQAATQVLSIVLSQKVISNEGENIPVAAQSICIHGDNPAALAILAAIDEGLKENNIVKAGFALWK